In Brevibacillus brevis NBRC 100599, a single genomic region encodes these proteins:
- a CDS encoding PilZ domain-containing protein: MPGRSEGHQREFFRLRLEYALCADMTIVLVKGKTMEIGSTQVLIEDIGAGGLRFLSHLKMPANDQLVLQFATELCGQALKMYGHVVRTIPWETDYYEYAVRFTMEEEQHLEINRLVNRLAIRYRQKRTATEGRFYKGDRLTFLKELAQASLSMRASEA, translated from the coding sequence ATGCCAGGTAGATCAGAGGGGCATCAACGTGAATTTTTTCGCTTACGTCTAGAATACGCCCTCTGTGCAGACATGACCATTGTGCTGGTCAAAGGGAAAACGATGGAGATTGGGAGCACGCAGGTATTGATCGAGGATATTGGGGCAGGTGGACTTCGTTTTCTTTCTCATCTCAAAATGCCAGCAAACGACCAGCTCGTTCTGCAGTTTGCGACGGAATTGTGCGGACAGGCTCTGAAAATGTACGGCCACGTCGTTCGCACGATTCCGTGGGAAACGGACTATTACGAATACGCTGTACGGTTTACGATGGAAGAGGAACAGCATCTTGAGATTAATCGCTTGGTAAACCGATTGGCCATCCGCTATCGGCAGAAGCGTACAGCAACAGAAGGACGTTTCTACAAAGGTGACCGTTTGACATTTTTAAAAGAGTTGGCTCAAGCAAGTCTTTCGATGCGAGCCAGTGAAGCATAG
- a CDS encoding GNAT family N-acetyltransferase, with protein sequence MEEIRPVSIDDIDEVVRIAALSYPGSNLLGAESRQRFAQRVRETIENDPHVSYHGCYRNGQLAGIMKWYDFPMNVLGTPLLTGGIGLVAVDLLHKKEKVAMSMLQGFLSSYRERGISLVSLYPFRVDFYKQMGFGIGTKVHQYKFKPSSLPFIGKDKIIYIRKEDKEELSACYHRIARQTHGMIKRTDREWDRLLDVPEMIVVGYKKEGRFAGYLAFQFQSAHEKNKLINNIEVRELQYESREALAQLLSFLRSQADQIQRIEFTTTDEDFHLLLSDPGNGTDSILWSIYHESHVSGVGLMYRIIDVPGFFRQLSHHRFGLETVNVKLTIHDSFLPENEGTWLIKFVDGRPEVGEAAESDVSVELDISDFSSLVMGVVTARKLYQYGQLELDAPEKLPILDRLFAVSEKPRSVTTF encoded by the coding sequence ATGGAGGAGATTCGTCCGGTTTCCATTGACGATATCGATGAGGTCGTGAGAATAGCAGCGCTGAGCTACCCTGGAAGCAATCTACTGGGTGCAGAGAGCAGACAGCGATTTGCCCAACGCGTAAGGGAGACGATCGAAAACGACCCACATGTCAGCTACCACGGCTGCTACCGTAATGGACAATTAGCGGGTATAATGAAATGGTACGATTTTCCTATGAATGTTCTTGGTACACCGCTTTTGACTGGCGGAATTGGGCTGGTCGCCGTAGACCTTTTGCATAAAAAGGAAAAGGTCGCCATGTCGATGCTTCAAGGCTTTCTTTCCAGCTATCGGGAACGGGGAATCTCGCTGGTCTCTCTCTATCCGTTTCGTGTTGATTTTTACAAGCAAATGGGGTTTGGAATAGGGACCAAGGTTCATCAATACAAGTTCAAGCCGTCCAGCCTGCCGTTTATAGGCAAGGACAAAATCATTTATATAAGAAAAGAGGACAAAGAAGAACTGTCTGCTTGCTATCATCGCATCGCCCGTCAAACCCATGGCATGATCAAGCGAACAGACCGTGAGTGGGACAGACTCCTCGATGTCCCTGAAATGATTGTCGTCGGTTACAAAAAGGAAGGGAGATTCGCCGGCTATCTCGCTTTCCAGTTCCAGAGCGCTCATGAAAAAAACAAACTCATCAACAACATAGAAGTAAGAGAGCTTCAGTATGAGAGCCGCGAAGCACTTGCACAACTGCTCTCTTTCCTGCGGAGCCAGGCCGATCAGATTCAGCGAATCGAGTTCACGACGACGGACGAAGATTTTCATTTGTTGCTATCCGACCCGGGCAATGGAACGGATTCGATTTTATGGAGCATTTATCATGAGAGCCATGTATCTGGAGTCGGTCTGATGTATCGGATTATTGATGTACCGGGATTTTTTCGTCAGCTGTCCCACCACCGATTTGGTTTGGAAACAGTGAATGTAAAGCTGACGATCCACGATTCGTTCCTGCCTGAGAATGAAGGGACATGGCTCATCAAGTTTGTCGATGGACGTCCGGAAGTAGGAGAGGCAGCGGAGTCTGACGTTTCGGTGGAGCTAGATATTTCGGATTTTTCTTCACTCGTGATGGGGGTAGTAACGGCACGCAAGCTGTATCAATACGGCCAGTTGGAGCTGGATGCACCAGAAAAGCTCCCCATTTTGGATAGACTGTTTGCTGTTTCCGAGAAGCCGAGAAGTGTGACAACCTTTTAG